The following are encoded in a window of Flavobacterium cupriresistens genomic DNA:
- a CDS encoding aromatic ring-hydroxylating oxygenase subunit alpha, producing MIKNLNYIDEAIYLKEKSLFFNESWILVAHKNELLNNNDFVALDYFGNKIFVQNYNGTIKSFQNVCLHRFNTIHEEPFGNRVSSCLYHNWTYGKKGNVVGLMCRNSFEKDHISELRLKEYEVDFCGDFVFIKLNEQTDKKLSDYLGNIFSPLEEISKHFGDKTIDYTIEHKVNWKLLVENVLECYHCTSVHENSFAKMGFGSVAPEKFDFFDAHSWCEFPKGESAKPSKIIEKALADRTLKIQGYLHFYIYPNAFISSVEGKGFYFGFMFPESPSKTNLRVRYFAPKFEKELNESQQNIIDFINNSSNDSLDLVLNEDKKIVENIQTNLVNFKDSSPIFGDEEFRILKFYEYFNKKELKDI from the coding sequence ATGATAAAAAACTTAAATTACATAGATGAAGCTATTTATCTAAAAGAAAAATCTTTGTTTTTTAATGAATCCTGGATATTAGTTGCCCACAAGAATGAGTTACTAAACAACAACGATTTTGTCGCTTTAGACTATTTTGGAAATAAAATTTTTGTCCAAAACTATAATGGCACTATTAAATCTTTTCAGAATGTTTGTCTGCACAGGTTTAATACGATACATGAGGAACCTTTTGGAAACCGGGTTTCTTCTTGTTTGTATCATAACTGGACTTACGGTAAAAAAGGAAATGTAGTAGGGTTAATGTGTCGTAATTCATTTGAGAAAGACCATATAAGTGAATTAAGATTAAAAGAATATGAAGTTGATTTTTGCGGCGATTTCGTTTTTATAAAGCTAAACGAGCAGACAGATAAAAAATTAAGTGATTATTTAGGAAACATATTTAGTCCGCTAGAGGAAATAAGCAAGCATTTTGGTGACAAAACGATTGATTATACAATTGAACATAAAGTCAATTGGAAGCTTTTGGTCGAGAATGTTTTAGAATGTTATCATTGTACTTCGGTTCATGAAAATTCATTTGCAAAAATGGGATTTGGATCAGTTGCTCCCGAAAAATTCGATTTTTTTGATGCACACAGCTGGTGCGAGTTTCCGAAAGGAGAAAGTGCCAAGCCAAGTAAAATTATTGAAAAAGCATTAGCAGACCGAACTTTAAAAATACAGGGCTATTTACATTTTTATATTTACCCGAACGCATTTATTAGTTCTGTAGAAGGAAAAGGGTTTTATTTTGGATTTATGTTTCCGGAATCCCCTTCAAAAACAAATTTAAGAGTACGATATTTTGCTCCTAAATTTGAAAAAGAACTAAATGAGTCACAACAGAATATTATTGATTTTATTAATAACAGTTCAAATGATTCGTTGGATCTTGTTTTGAATGAAGACAAAAAAATAGTCGAAAATATTCAGACCAACTTGGTTAATTTTAAAGACAGTTCTCCAATATTTGGTGATGAAGAGTTTAGAATTTTAAAATTCTATGAATATTTTAATAAGAAAGAATTAAAAGATATATAA
- a CDS encoding SDR family NAD(P)-dependent oxidoreductase: protein MNPFDLSGKKILVTGASSGIGYETCLAIVRQGGTFIAVARRQDFLEKLIEDCTGENSFIAADLSKMEDIKSIVDTIENIDGIVHSAGIVSLAPVKFYSEELMNEMRAINFDSIAYLVNLIFKKKKINKGSSIVLVSSIAGLFGMKGNGIYAASKGALIAISKVWASEFANSKTRVNCVSPGMVKTEITSKSIEDLSLEVIQQDEKKYPLGYGDPVQVANPIVFLLSEASSWITGQNIVLDGGRTSTI, encoded by the coding sequence ATGAATCCATTTGATTTATCAGGAAAAAAAATACTAGTAACCGGAGCATCTTCGGGCATTGGTTACGAAACTTGTTTGGCAATAGTAAGACAGGGAGGGACATTTATTGCGGTCGCCAGACGCCAGGATTTTCTCGAAAAACTAATTGAAGACTGTACAGGCGAAAATAGTTTTATAGCTGCTGATTTATCTAAAATGGAAGATATTAAAAGTATTGTAGATACTATAGAAAATATCGACGGTATTGTACATTCTGCAGGAATTGTTTCATTAGCACCGGTTAAATTTTATTCGGAAGAGTTAATGAATGAAATGAGGGCAATAAATTTTGACTCAATAGCCTATCTGGTTAATTTAATTTTCAAAAAGAAAAAGATAAATAAAGGAAGTTCTATTGTTTTAGTTTCGTCAATCGCAGGTTTATTCGGAATGAAAGGAAACGGAATCTATGCGGCAAGTAAAGGCGCATTAATTGCGATTTCGAAAGTATGGGCAAGCGAGTTTGCAAACAGTAAAACAAGAGTAAATTGTGTTTCGCCGGGAATGGTAAAAACAGAAATAACCTCAAAGTCTATTGAAGATTTATCTTTAGAAGTAATTCAGCAGGACGAAAAAAAATACCCTTTAGGATATGGTGACCCTGTTCAGGTGGCAAATCCAATTGTGTTTTTATTGTCTGAGGCTAGCAGCTGGATTACGGGACAAAATATAGTTTTAGACGGCGGGAGAACCTCAACGATATAA
- a CDS encoding ketoacyl-ACP synthase III: protein MKANIKAISYYLPEGVLSNDLIHQEFPEWGIEKISSKTGINARHISAPEEFSSDMAVKAAEKLFAEHHIDKSEIDFLLFCTQSPDYFLPTTACIIQQKLGLETTIGALDFNLGCSGFVYGLSLAKGLIAGQMAKNVLLITSETYSKFIHPKDKSNKTIFGDAAAATLVTSEKGFCSIENFIFGTDGKGAENLIVKQGGMRFPVSNQSEDVADEFGNVRNDKNLFMNGTEIFNFTGEFVPKLTQAILEKSNLVKEDIDLFIFHQANKYMLNHLRKKIKIAEENFFIAMENCGNTVSSTIPIALYEAQKQGRVDSSKNIVLAGFGVGYSWAACNLIVE from the coding sequence ATGAAAGCGAATATAAAAGCCATTTCGTATTATTTACCTGAAGGAGTTTTATCGAATGATTTGATCCATCAGGAGTTTCCGGAATGGGGTATTGAAAAAATCAGTTCTAAAACGGGAATTAATGCCCGACACATTAGTGCTCCGGAAGAGTTTTCATCAGATATGGCCGTTAAAGCAGCCGAAAAATTATTTGCTGAACACCATATTGATAAATCAGAAATTGATTTTTTATTGTTCTGTACCCAAAGTCCGGATTACTTTTTGCCAACAACAGCTTGTATAATTCAGCAGAAATTAGGACTTGAAACCACTATTGGAGCCTTAGATTTTAATTTAGGATGCTCCGGTTTTGTATACGGTCTGAGTTTAGCAAAAGGATTAATTGCGGGACAAATGGCAAAAAATGTTTTACTGATTACCTCAGAAACCTATTCAAAATTTATCCATCCAAAAGACAAAAGCAATAAAACAATTTTTGGTGATGCAGCAGCAGCGACATTAGTAACCAGTGAAAAAGGATTTTGTTCTATTGAAAATTTTATTTTTGGAACAGATGGAAAAGGAGCTGAAAATCTAATTGTAAAACAAGGTGGAATGCGTTTCCCGGTTTCAAACCAAAGTGAAGATGTTGCAGATGAGTTTGGAAATGTTCGAAATGATAAAAACCTGTTCATGAATGGAACCGAAATCTTTAATTTTACAGGAGAGTTTGTTCCAAAACTTACCCAGGCAATTTTAGAGAAATCGAATCTGGTTAAAGAAGACATCGATTTATTTATTTTTCATCAGGCAAATAAATACATGCTGAATCATTTAAGGAAAAAAATAAAGATTGCGGAAGAAAACTTTTTTATCGCGATGGAAAATTGTGGTAATACAGTTTCATCAACAATTCCAATAGCCTTATATGAAGCTCAAAAACAAGGCAGGGTTGATAGCAGTAAAAATATAGTTTTAGCAGGATTTGGTGTTGGTTACTCCTGGGCAGCTTGTAATTTAATTGTAGAATAA
- a CDS encoding acetyltransferase, with amino-acid sequence MKNLIIIGARGYGREVHDLAKQCSGYNTEYTIKGFLDDKSDALNDFENYPEIISGVEEYKIQDNDVFVCALGSVKWKKHYVELILAKGGKFINLIHPSSTLNTNAVIGNGVIVFMYSNISNDCVIDDFVTIQGFVGLGHDTKIGKWSHLNAYSFTGGFTVLEEEVCLNTRASVLPNITVRKGATVGASSLVIKNVKEGTTVFGVPAKVLNF; translated from the coding sequence ATGAAAAACTTAATTATAATAGGAGCAAGAGGCTACGGGCGTGAGGTACACGATCTGGCAAAACAATGTTCAGGATATAATACAGAATATACTATAAAAGGATTTTTGGATGATAAATCAGATGCATTAAATGATTTTGAGAATTACCCGGAAATTATTTCAGGTGTTGAAGAGTACAAAATACAGGATAATGATGTTTTTGTATGCGCTCTTGGGAGTGTCAAATGGAAAAAACACTATGTTGAACTTATTCTGGCTAAAGGAGGTAAATTTATTAACCTGATTCATCCTTCATCTACTTTAAATACAAATGCTGTTATTGGTAATGGGGTGATTGTTTTTATGTATTCCAATATCAGTAATGATTGTGTTATTGATGATTTTGTTACGATACAAGGTTTTGTAGGGTTAGGCCATGATACTAAAATAGGTAAATGGTCACATCTGAATGCGTATAGCTTTACTGGAGGTTTTACGGTTTTAGAGGAAGAAGTGTGCTTGAATACCAGAGCATCAGTTTTGCCAAATATAACCGTTCGTAAAGGAGCAACAGTAGGAGCTTCAAGTTTAGTGATTAAAAATGTAAAAGAAGGTACTACAGTTTTTGGTGTTCCGGCGAAAGTCTTGAATTTCTAG
- a CDS encoding glycosyltransferase, protein MRDQKSIVLNWEGNPEQPLVSILCDTYNHENFIRETLLGFLSQETNFPFEIIVHDDASTDKTAAIVKEFADQYPLIIKPVFQTVNQYSQKINFWSDVTFPKAKGTYIALCEGDDYWIDPLKLQKQVDFLENNADYAITWTDFLMKKESEMVPNDFKDSLPDIYTIDFDNLFVPYCTYTLTAVFRKTAVDPLDYKKFAYGKDNTLYALVLCNGKGAYMNFQSAVYRWHCGGIYSLQKPFTQRYSSYLNVKEIYEHIIPQSQTANVKRVMKTLLKASAYEALKSVHDKTLDNTKQKEAIKEFLDQASIGTRIKFFMRSLKSKMLK, encoded by the coding sequence ATGAGAGATCAAAAAAGTATTGTTTTAAATTGGGAAGGAAATCCGGAACAACCGTTGGTAAGTATTTTATGCGATACGTATAATCATGAAAATTTTATTCGTGAAACTTTGCTGGGTTTTTTAAGTCAGGAAACGAATTTTCCTTTTGAAATAATCGTACATGATGATGCATCTACAGATAAAACGGCAGCAATCGTAAAAGAATTTGCAGATCAATACCCCTTAATTATAAAGCCTGTTTTTCAAACAGTGAACCAATATTCACAAAAGATTAATTTCTGGAGTGATGTTACTTTTCCGAAAGCAAAAGGAACTTATATAGCCCTATGCGAAGGAGATGATTATTGGATCGATCCCTTAAAATTACAAAAACAAGTTGATTTTTTAGAAAACAATGCGGACTATGCCATAACATGGACTGACTTTTTAATGAAAAAAGAAAGTGAAATGGTTCCAAATGATTTTAAAGATTCGCTACCGGACATTTATACGATTGACTTTGATAATTTATTTGTTCCGTATTGTACCTATACCTTAACAGCTGTATTCAGAAAAACGGCAGTTGATCCTCTTGATTATAAAAAATTTGCTTACGGTAAAGACAACACACTTTATGCGCTGGTATTGTGTAACGGAAAAGGGGCTTACATGAATTTCCAAAGCGCCGTTTACAGGTGGCATTGTGGAGGAATCTACTCCTTGCAGAAGCCATTCACTCAACGTTATTCTTCGTATTTGAATGTTAAAGAAATTTACGAACACATCATCCCTCAGTCGCAAACAGCAAATGTTAAGCGTGTTATGAAAACGTTATTAAAAGCTTCAGCATACGAAGCCTTAAAATCGGTTCATGATAAAACGCTTGATAATACAAAGCAAAAAGAGGCAATTAAAGAATTTTTAGATCAGGCCTCTATAGGAACCAGAATCAAATTTTTTATGCGTTCTTTAAAAAGTAAGATGTTGAAGTAA
- a CDS encoding glycosyltransferase family 2 protein: MVTPEISVIMPVYNAGNFLAESIESILKQTFTNFELIILNDKSTDNSLEVISNYQRNDSRIIIINKDINVGPANLRNEGLKIAKGDFIALMDADDIALPTRFEKQIAVLKNNPEIGVCGTWFTFFGSKKNKLIKHSEKPDAIKISFLHSCVIGNPTVMLRKTALNNAQFENEYVPVEDYDLWSRLSAKTAFYNIPESLLDYRQHDNNISKTKIDNVNRSVRKVKINQLSQFGIESSDPKIDSYLNAVSLKKGLSSEEILQVISAAKHLIEQNNKLNNYNSELLESHITKTLLRTIRNAGNYNLAFYNQLKETDKKLFGKINGLDKVLLFFKSLIGWKK, from the coding sequence ATGGTAACTCCCGAAATTTCTGTTATAATGCCCGTTTACAATGCAGGTAATTTTTTAGCTGAAAGTATCGAAAGCATTCTAAAGCAGACTTTCACGAATTTTGAACTAATTATTCTTAACGACAAATCTACCGACAATAGCCTGGAAGTAATCTCTAATTATCAACGAAACGATTCGAGAATTATTATAATCAACAAAGACATTAACGTTGGTCCGGCAAATCTTAGAAATGAAGGTCTGAAAATCGCTAAAGGAGATTTCATCGCTTTGATGGATGCAGATGATATCGCATTGCCTACACGTTTTGAGAAACAAATTGCAGTTTTAAAAAACAATCCTGAAATTGGAGTATGCGGAACCTGGTTTACTTTTTTTGGATCTAAAAAGAACAAACTCATAAAACACAGCGAGAAACCTGATGCTATAAAAATTTCATTTCTACACAGCTGCGTTATAGGAAATCCAACTGTGATGCTTCGAAAAACAGCCTTAAACAACGCTCAATTCGAAAACGAATATGTACCTGTGGAAGATTATGATTTATGGAGCAGATTATCAGCTAAAACGGCCTTTTACAACATCCCCGAATCCTTACTAGACTACAGACAGCACGATAACAACATCAGTAAAACCAAAATTGACAATGTAAACCGATCGGTAAGAAAGGTTAAAATCAATCAACTGAGCCAATTTGGAATTGAAAGCTCAGACCCAAAAATTGATTCTTACTTAAATGCAGTATCGTTAAAAAAAGGGTTGTCTTCGGAAGAAATACTTCAGGTTATTTCAGCAGCAAAACATTTGATTGAACAAAACAACAAACTTAACAATTACAATTCCGAATTACTTGAAAGCCACATTACCAAAACCTTATTGCGTACAATAAGAAATGCCGGTAATTATAACTTGGCTTTCTACAATCAGTTAAAAGAAACCGACAAAAAGTTGTTTGGAAAAATAAATGGTCTTGATAAAGTCCTTCTATTTTTCAAATCTTTAATTGGCTGGAAAAAGTAG
- a CDS encoding glycosyltransferase family 4 protein has product MSSKKSVFLETHNINNRATGLGTFNYELIKGLQHLNFEDLELHLNAGQPKLLKDEFGDSFKYHKYRSFHRYKTFRPLHKFDLWHSVNQNSKLEPRSYSKYLLTIHDVNFHEEVSSDMNHKRNRLFTEKLNKATAITYISEFAKKQTHDYFDVPNVPEHIIYNGNPISTLLDTSGFVSTVPVNKPFFYTIGDFIERKNYTSIINMMRLMKDFNLIISGNNDRKYGQVIKDLIQENGLQNQVFLTGKISNEGKQFYMKNCTAFLFPSIREGFGLPPIEAMSFGKPVFLSDKTSLPEIGGEMANYWSDFDPEYMKEVLLNGLDHFENNKNLIETEMKKRAASFDWKVAAADYLKIYKDILK; this is encoded by the coding sequence ATGTCCAGCAAAAAAAGTGTTTTCTTAGAGACCCATAATATCAACAACAGGGCTACTGGCTTAGGCACTTTTAATTATGAACTAATTAAAGGTCTGCAACATCTTAATTTTGAGGATTTAGAACTGCATCTCAACGCAGGACAACCTAAATTACTAAAAGACGAATTTGGCGATTCATTCAAATACCATAAATACAGGTCGTTTCACAGGTATAAAACCTTCAGACCGCTACATAAATTTGATTTATGGCATTCTGTAAATCAAAACTCTAAATTAGAACCCAGATCGTATTCTAAATATCTTTTAACGATTCATGATGTCAATTTTCACGAAGAAGTTTCTTCTGACATGAATCATAAAAGAAACCGACTTTTTACGGAGAAACTAAATAAAGCGACCGCTATTACTTATATTTCTGAATTTGCAAAAAAGCAAACTCATGATTATTTTGATGTCCCAAATGTTCCGGAACATATTATATACAACGGAAATCCAATTTCTACCTTATTAGATACTTCGGGTTTTGTAAGTACCGTTCCTGTAAACAAACCTTTCTTTTATACTATCGGAGATTTTATCGAAAGAAAAAACTACACCTCTATTATCAACATGATGAGGTTAATGAAAGATTTCAATTTGATTATTTCCGGAAATAATGACAGGAAATACGGGCAGGTAATTAAGGATCTTATACAAGAAAACGGGCTTCAGAACCAGGTTTTTTTAACAGGTAAGATCAGTAATGAGGGAAAACAATTTTACATGAAAAACTGTACCGCTTTTCTTTTCCCGTCTATACGAGAAGGATTTGGTTTACCTCCTATTGAAGCAATGAGTTTTGGCAAACCGGTCTTTTTATCTGATAAAACTTCTTTACCTGAAATTGGTGGCGAAATGGCTAATTATTGGTCCGATTTTGATCCCGAATACATGAAAGAGGTATTACTAAACGGACTGGATCATTTTGAAAATAACAAAAACCTAATCGAAACAGAGATGAAAAAAAGAGCAGCAAGTTTCGATTGGAAAGTTGCTGCTGCTGATTATTTGAAAATTTATAAGGATATTCTAAAATAG
- a CDS encoding Kdo domain containing protein, whose product MNFKINPIFKNSTESILKNIETFNTSGTLFGNGDRNKIKLFSLNEETINIKSFKIPNIVNKIAYKYFRKSKAKRSFEFATILLEKGIGTPTPLAFLENFSWVGLRDSYYVSQHLVTELTYRELVEIANYPDYENILRQFTKFTFELHEKGVEFLDHSPGNTLIKKKEANQYDFFLVDLNRMNFHENMSFEQRMNNFRRLTPKKEMIAVMSNEYSKFYTAKSELEIFEQMWQDTTQFQEEFAKKKRLKKKLKFWKS is encoded by the coding sequence ATGAATTTCAAGATAAATCCGATTTTTAAAAATAGTACCGAGTCAATACTTAAAAATATTGAAACATTTAATACTTCAGGAACTCTTTTTGGTAATGGAGATCGAAATAAAATAAAGCTTTTTAGTTTAAATGAGGAGACCATTAATATCAAGTCATTTAAAATCCCCAATATTGTTAATAAAATCGCCTATAAATACTTTAGGAAATCCAAAGCCAAACGCTCTTTTGAATTTGCTACTATCTTATTAGAAAAAGGGATTGGAACTCCTACGCCCCTTGCATTTCTTGAAAATTTTAGCTGGGTTGGATTAAGGGACAGCTATTATGTAAGCCAGCATTTGGTAACGGAATTGACTTATAGAGAACTGGTAGAAATCGCGAATTATCCGGATTATGAGAACATTCTAAGACAGTTCACTAAATTTACTTTTGAGTTGCATGAAAAAGGAGTAGAGTTCTTAGATCATTCACCCGGAAACACTTTAATCAAGAAAAAGGAAGCTAATCAATATGATTTTTTTCTGGTCGACTTAAATCGAATGAATTTTCATGAAAATATGAGTTTTGAACAACGCATGAATAATTTCAGACGTTTAACTCCAAAGAAAGAAATGATTGCGGTGATGAGTAATGAATATTCGAAGTTCTATACCGCTAAATCTGAACTGGAGATTTTTGAGCAGATGTGGCAAGATACAACGCAGTTTCAGGAAGAGTTTGCAAAAAAGAAAAGACTTAAAAAGAAACTTAAATTCTGGAAGTCTTAA
- a CDS encoding glycosyltransferase family 2 protein, with protein MILPEKQLLSALLITYNEESNIKEALLNLSFADEIIVVDSFSTDQTVAIASSFKNVKVFQHVFDNFALQRNYALSLASNQWILFIDADERITPKLQQEINAIINEADSYPAYFMYRNFIFENKKLRFSGWQTDKIIRLFKKENAIYNIEKIVHEKLIVNGKTGKLKHKLIHHSYSNYEDYKQKMIFYGKLKAQEELLKKTNPNFFHFYIRPLYQFLNQYLLRFGFLDGKKGIIICYLNAMSVAIRFQELKKIRMTS; from the coding sequence ATGATATTGCCTGAAAAACAACTTTTATCGGCCTTGCTTATCACTTATAATGAGGAGTCAAATATAAAAGAAGCGCTTCTCAATCTGTCTTTTGCAGATGAAATAATCGTTGTTGATTCTTTTAGCACGGATCAAACAGTAGCAATTGCCTCAAGCTTTAAAAATGTAAAAGTTTTTCAACATGTGTTTGACAACTTTGCTTTGCAACGAAATTATGCACTAAGCCTTGCTTCCAATCAATGGATTCTTTTTATTGATGCAGATGAAAGAATAACTCCGAAATTGCAGCAGGAAATCAACGCTATAATTAATGAAGCCGACAGTTATCCTGCTTATTTTATGTATCGCAATTTCATTTTCGAAAACAAAAAATTACGTTTTAGTGGCTGGCAAACAGATAAAATCATTCGTCTTTTCAAAAAAGAAAACGCCATTTATAACATCGAAAAGATTGTTCACGAGAAATTAATTGTAAACGGAAAAACCGGCAAATTAAAACACAAACTGATTCATCATTCGTATTCCAATTATGAGGATTACAAGCAAAAAATGATTTTTTACGGGAAGTTAAAGGCGCAGGAAGAACTGCTAAAGAAAACCAATCCAAACTTTTTTCATTTTTATATCCGTCCGCTTTACCAGTTCCTGAATCAATACTTGCTTCGCTTTGGTTTTTTAGACGGTAAAAAAGGAATTATAATTTGTTATCTTAATGCCATGAGTGTGGCCATACGTTTTCAGGAACTTAAAAAAATCCGAATGACGTCTTAA
- a CDS encoding glycosyltransferase family 9 protein has translation MKILVIQQKMIGDVLVSSIICNNLRIAYPDAQIDYLVYSSTTPVLEGNSSIDNIILFEEKHRKSKKELLQLGLQIRNEKYDVLIDAYSKLESWVLVLLSNAKRKISYKKPGRNFLYTDNIPFESYPKTNLGLAIERRLSLLEPLDLQIKTDPIPKLFVSDKENQDAIALFEKHKVQKDRKTIMISLLGSEKLKTYPLAFMAEVVDYIADQEDVNILFNYFPKQLESAKTVFNACKPSTQEKIYFDLLGDDLRSFIAIMNQCDLIIGNDGGAINMAKALEKPSFIIFSPWIEKKIWATFEDGIHHLSVHLKDFRPDLFVDKTEKMLKKEALFLYEEFRPDFFSDTIKLFLNQNISK, from the coding sequence ATGAAGATACTTGTAATTCAGCAAAAAATGATTGGTGATGTTTTGGTTAGCAGTATCATTTGCAACAATCTGCGTATTGCTTATCCTGACGCCCAGATTGATTATTTGGTTTACAGCTCAACAACTCCTGTTCTCGAAGGCAATTCAAGTATTGATAATATTATCCTGTTTGAAGAAAAACATCGAAAAAGCAAAAAAGAATTACTTCAACTTGGTTTACAGATCAGAAATGAAAAATATGATGTATTAATTGACGCCTACTCCAAATTAGAAAGCTGGGTGTTGGTTCTCTTAAGCAATGCCAAACGAAAAATCTCGTACAAAAAACCGGGTAGAAACTTTCTTTACACAGACAATATTCCGTTTGAATCTTATCCGAAAACCAATCTGGGTCTGGCGATTGAAAGACGTCTTTCTTTACTGGAACCTCTGGATTTACAAATAAAGACAGATCCTATTCCGAAATTATTTGTTTCGGACAAGGAAAACCAAGATGCCATTGCGCTTTTTGAGAAACATAAAGTTCAAAAAGACCGAAAAACAATTATGATCAGTCTTTTAGGAAGTGAAAAACTAAAAACATACCCTTTAGCCTTCATGGCCGAAGTTGTCGATTATATTGCGGATCAGGAGGATGTAAATATTCTTTTTAATTATTTTCCAAAGCAACTTGAAAGCGCCAAAACCGTATTTAATGCCTGCAAACCCTCCACTCAGGAGAAAATTTATTTTGATTTACTAGGCGATGATTTAAGATCCTTTATTGCCATTATGAATCAATGTGATTTAATTATCGGAAACGACGGGGGTGCAATCAATATGGCAAAAGCCTTAGAAAAACCCTCTTTTATTATTTTCTCTCCTTGGATTGAGAAAAAAATATGGGCCACTTTTGAAGATGGAATCCATCATCTCTCAGTGCATCTTAAAGATTTCCGACCGGACTTGTTTGTGGACAAAACGGAAAAAATGCTCAAAAAAGAAGCCTTATTTTTATATGAGGAGTTCAGACCTGATTTTTTTAGCGATACAATCAAATTGTTTCTAAATCAAAACATAAGCAAGTAA